In Campylobacter mucosalis, a single window of DNA contains:
- the polA gene encoding DNA polymerase I, translating to MKTLTIIDTFGFFFRLYYAMPGLKNKDGKPSGMVSGFANFILGLKDEYQSDYLVFALDSKGKTLRHEIAKDYKANRNEPPADLKAQLPICIDMIKKMGLCAISKEGYEADDIIASVVRECKESGIFVRIVTHDKDLYQLIDDEKVSIYSPQSKIEHTRASCIEKYGVAPEHIRDFLALTGDTSDNIPGVKGIGSKGAKKLLDEFKSIEGIYENLSLIANERVRNMLIEGKESAILSKRLATLFDDVKVDNLLEKSLFFDKNPLLNIVEILREYDLSRILKKLQQDDEQKSINLGFDAVLVSNENELESLLLDITEDTIISFDTETTSVDAKNAQIVGFSFCFNDERSYYVPIAHNYLGVPKQISKEFAKWAIEQIFKGCVIGQNLKYDFEVVYKNLNILPPKKFKDTMILAWLSEPSLSVGMDALAKRLYEYDTIKFEDVVKKGETFANVILENATKYAAEDAWITLKFYHTFLQTLEPKLLEIANLLEFSFIKVLFEMENNGIKLDTQKMQTLLDDLNTRVKRLSNEIYELSGESFNINSVKQLGEVLFEHLKLPVKKKTKTGYSTDEAVLTELIDEHPVVSKILDYREIYKLTSTYCEPLLTLAKQDENSRIYTTFLQTGTNTGRLASKNPNLQNIPARGRLAKDVRSAFISRDGYSLISLDYSQIELRLLAHFSEDSALLKAFNDDEDIHARTAISIFGQSDEHKRAVAKSINFGLIYGMGANKLSNTVNISKADAKEYIQRYFEAFPSIKGFLDGLKISAKNDGFITTLLGRKRFFDFTKATPMQIAMQEREAVNTKFQGSAADIIKLAMVKISSITDQRAKMLLQIHDELVFEVKDEYANEFGERARQIMQDIYKLNVPLKTSLNIAKNLGDLK from the coding sequence ATGAAAACACTTACCATTATAGACACGTTTGGCTTCTTTTTTAGGCTTTATTACGCTATGCCAGGGCTTAAAAACAAAGATGGCAAGCCAAGCGGTATGGTAAGTGGCTTTGCAAATTTTATACTAGGGCTTAAGGATGAGTATCAAAGCGACTATTTGGTGTTTGCACTAGATAGTAAAGGAAAAACTCTAAGACACGAGATCGCGAAAGACTATAAAGCAAATCGCAACGAACCTCCAGCGGATTTAAAAGCACAACTGCCAATTTGCATAGATATGATTAAAAAAATGGGGCTGTGTGCTATATCAAAAGAGGGCTATGAAGCCGATGACATCATAGCTAGTGTTGTAAGAGAGTGCAAAGAGAGCGGAATTTTCGTTCGCATAGTAACCCACGATAAAGACCTATATCAATTAATCGACGATGAAAAAGTAAGCATATACAGCCCACAAAGTAAGATAGAGCATACAAGGGCTAGTTGCATAGAAAAATACGGCGTAGCACCTGAGCATATACGCGATTTTTTAGCCCTTACTGGCGATACTTCAGATAACATTCCAGGCGTAAAAGGCATTGGCTCAAAAGGAGCAAAAAAACTGCTTGATGAGTTTAAAAGCATTGAGGGAATTTATGAAAATTTATCCCTAATCGCAAACGAGCGTGTCAGAAATATGCTTATTGAGGGCAAAGAGAGTGCCATTTTAAGCAAACGCCTTGCGACGCTTTTTGATGATGTAAAGGTCGATAATCTACTAGAAAAATCGCTCTTTTTTGATAAAAATCCACTGCTAAATATAGTAGAAATTTTACGCGAATACGATCTTAGTAGAATTTTAAAAAAACTGCAACAAGATGATGAGCAAAAGAGCATAAATTTAGGCTTTGACGCGGTTTTGGTTAGCAACGAAAATGAGCTTGAGAGCCTACTTTTAGACATCACAGAAGATACCATTATAAGCTTTGATACAGAAACGACCAGCGTTGACGCAAAAAATGCCCAGATTGTTGGTTTTTCATTCTGCTTTAACGATGAGCGTTCATACTATGTGCCAATAGCCCACAACTACCTTGGTGTACCAAAGCAAATTTCAAAAGAGTTTGCAAAATGGGCAATAGAGCAAATTTTTAAAGGCTGTGTCATAGGGCAAAATTTAAAATACGATTTTGAAGTGGTTTATAAAAATTTAAACATCCTGCCACCAAAAAAATTCAAAGACACGATGATTTTGGCGTGGCTTAGTGAGCCGAGTTTATCGGTTGGAATGGACGCTTTGGCAAAAAGGCTTTATGAGTATGATACGATAAAATTTGAAGACGTTGTAAAAAAAGGCGAAACCTTTGCAAACGTCATACTAGAAAATGCGACAAAATACGCAGCTGAAGACGCCTGGATAACGCTTAAATTTTATCACACATTTTTACAAACACTAGAGCCTAAGCTTTTAGAGATTGCTAATTTATTAGAATTTAGCTTTATTAAAGTGCTATTTGAAATGGAAAACAACGGCATAAAGCTAGATACGCAAAAAATGCAAACACTTTTAGATGATTTAAACACCCGAGTTAAAAGGCTAAGTAACGAAATTTATGAGCTAAGTGGCGAGAGCTTTAACATCAATTCCGTAAAACAGCTTGGCGAAGTACTGTTTGAGCACCTAAAACTCCCAGTAAAGAAAAAGACAAAAACTGGATACAGCACCGATGAAGCCGTACTTACAGAGCTAATAGATGAACACCCCGTGGTAAGCAAAATTTTAGATTATAGGGAAATTTACAAATTAACAAGCACATATTGTGAGCCACTTCTTACTCTAGCAAAGCAAGATGAAAACTCAAGAATATACACAACATTTTTACAAACTGGCACAAACACCGGTCGCCTAGCCTCTAAAAATCCAAATTTACAAAACATACCAGCCCGCGGAAGACTGGCAAAAGATGTCCGTTCAGCGTTTATATCGCGTGATGGCTATAGTCTTATATCACTTGACTACTCGCAAATCGAGCTTAGATTATTAGCTCACTTTAGCGAGGATAGTGCGTTACTTAAAGCTTTTAACGACGACGAGGACATTCACGCTAGAACAGCTATTAGTATATTTGGACAAAGCGACGAGCATAAAAGAGCCGTGGCAAAAAGCATAAATTTCGGACTCATCTATGGTATGGGTGCAAACAAGCTAAGCAACACCGTAAATATCAGCAAAGCCGACGCCAAAGAGTATATACAACGTTATTTTGAGGCGTTTCCTAGTATAAAGGGCTTTTTAGATGGGCTTAAAATTTCAGCCAAAAACGACGGATTTATAACGACCCTACTTGGCAGAAAAAGATTTTTTGACTTTACAAAAGCCACACCAATGCAGATTGCAATGCAAGAGCGAGAAGCCGTAAATACGAAATTTCAAGGCTCAGCAGCTGATATCATAAAACTAGCTATGGTGAAAATTTCAAGCATTACAGACCAAAGAGCAAAGATGCTACTGCAAATTCACGATGAACTTGTTTTTGAGGTTAAAGATGAGTATGCTAACGAATTTGGTGAGCGAGCAAGGCAGATTATGCAAGATATTTACAAGCTAAACGTGCCATTAAAGACGTCGCTAAATATCGCTAAAAATCTTGGCGATTTAAAGTAA